The following proteins are co-located in the Pedobacter sp. FW305-3-2-15-E-R2A2 genome:
- a CDS encoding GNAT family N-acetyltransferase has translation MKEIFDAKKDYVLEDDYALLRPLNSVDFEQLKTFGINEPELWKFTLQNAGSEEGMRGYLETALERREKGTSYPFIVFDKTKNEYAGSTRLYDIDVANKNLSLGYTWYGKNFQGTGLNKHCKYLLFEFIFEQLEFERVEFRLDSDNERSMRAIKSLGCTFEGVLRNNGYRIDGTRRNSSVLSILKNEWLESKKDLLRSKINDDK, from the coding sequence ATGAAGGAGATATTCGACGCAAAAAAAGACTACGTACTGGAAGATGATTATGCCTTGTTAAGGCCACTGAATTCTGTAGATTTTGAGCAGTTAAAGACTTTCGGAATCAATGAACCCGAATTGTGGAAATTCACTTTACAGAATGCGGGCAGCGAAGAAGGAATGCGTGGGTATCTGGAAACGGCATTGGAACGAAGGGAAAAGGGAACAAGCTATCCCTTCATTGTGTTCGACAAAACTAAAAACGAGTATGCCGGTTCTACGAGGTTATATGATATTGATGTGGCCAATAAGAATTTGTCGCTGGGCTATACCTGGTATGGAAAGAATTTCCAGGGAACAGGCCTTAACAAACATTGTAAATACCTGCTTTTTGAATTTATATTTGAACAATTAGAGTTTGAACGCGTAGAGTTCAGATTAGACAGTGACAATGAAAGAAGTATGCGGGCGATCAAAAGCCTGGGTTGTACTTTTGAAGGAGTCCTGAGAAATAACGGATATAGAATTGATGGAACGAGGAGAAACTCCTCGGTGCTGAGCATCCTGAAAAATGAATGGCTGGAGTCTAAGAAAGACTTGCTAAGAAGCAAAATAAATGACGATAAATAA
- a CDS encoding GNAT family N-acetyltransferase, protein MTINNKKYTWLIQYQKEEVWRESFNSLTRKTYRFDFEKWYQSGYWDDSCILYSLAEGDKVVSNVTVNVIRFTVLGVEKKFMQIGTVMTDPEYRKQGLSRLLMEKVMLDWQDNCDMIYLFANDAVLDFYPKFGFVPVNEYQAVYKLKEVEQGPAFRTMDMEDADDRDLLFHTAEKAVPLFKISMKDNAGLVMFYAHYFDPFSVSDFLYYMADLKAVVVAEYENENLILHDILAPAKVDVKTVIHAMARENTREVILKFIPENTEDYEISLYKEDNSTLFVQADCSKLFEDHQLIFPLLSHT, encoded by the coding sequence ATGACGATAAATAATAAGAAATATACCTGGCTGATCCAGTATCAGAAGGAGGAGGTATGGAGGGAAAGCTTTAATTCACTCACAAGAAAAACTTATCGCTTTGATTTCGAAAAGTGGTACCAAAGCGGATATTGGGACGACAGCTGTATTTTGTACAGTCTTGCGGAGGGAGATAAAGTGGTTTCTAATGTGACGGTAAATGTCATCCGTTTTACCGTACTCGGAGTAGAGAAAAAATTTATGCAGATCGGTACGGTAATGACTGATCCTGAGTATAGAAAGCAGGGATTAAGTCGCCTGTTGATGGAAAAGGTCATGCTGGACTGGCAGGATAACTGCGACATGATTTACCTGTTTGCCAATGATGCGGTATTGGATTTCTATCCTAAGTTCGGCTTTGTTCCTGTAAATGAATACCAGGCCGTTTATAAGTTGAAAGAAGTCGAACAGGGACCTGCATTCAGAACAATGGATATGGAGGATGCGGACGACAGAGACTTACTTTTTCATACCGCAGAAAAGGCAGTTCCGTTATTTAAGATTTCAATGAAGGATAATGCCGGACTGGTGATGTTTTATGCGCATTATTTTGATCCGTTCAGCGTAAGCGATTTCCTTTATTATATGGCAGATCTAAAGGCAGTGGTCGTTGCTGAATATGAAAACGAAAACCTGATCCTGCACGATATCCTGGCACCTGCAAAGGTAGATGTCAAAACGGTCATTCATGCCATGGCCCGGGAAAATACCAGGGAGGTTATCTTGAAATTTATCCCTGAAAATACGGAGGATTATGAAATCAGTCTTTATAAAGAAGACAATTCCACCCTTTTTGTTCAGGCTGACTGCAGCAAGTTATTTGAAGACCATCAATTGATTTTCCCCTTGCTCTCCCATACCTAA
- a CDS encoding DUF6266 family protein produces MARMTKGLLGGFSGKIGPVVGYTLYGIDRMRSLPDRTAPPTVNELKNRSQFKLVQDTLKSLKELLQNGFKDYWTVSGGTRAAISYNRKFAVKANETGYEIDPEHFKISGGILPGLAGLSVLQESAALLRFHWNPESVPESSGYDQVMLLAIDLKGQQSCYECPGNFRSAGTAVLRISEDLLGKEVDVYIGVVAKDRTVQSDSQYLGRIQLQTAELILNKTMETIIPELTEKEFKNTCSLKMREVTETVDPVTDIWPMVKLLNDRKIVEDHTYQNELVAHVYRNEVSTFDHVLLPGTFKNRFVVIVVDIPEKMVKGYYNMNLDDLYGLDS; encoded by the coding sequence ATGGCAAGAATGACGAAGGGTTTATTGGGTGGTTTTAGCGGAAAAATTGGGCCTGTGGTCGGTTATACGTTGTATGGCATAGACCGGATGAGGAGTTTACCTGACCGGACTGCTCCGCCCACCGTGAATGAATTGAAAAACAGAAGCCAGTTTAAACTGGTTCAGGATACCTTAAAATCATTGAAGGAACTGCTTCAGAATGGTTTTAAGGATTATTGGACGGTAAGCGGAGGTACGCGCGCTGCCATTTCTTATAACAGGAAATTTGCGGTTAAGGCGAATGAAACGGGTTATGAGATCGATCCGGAACATTTTAAAATCAGCGGCGGCATTCTTCCTGGTTTAGCCGGACTCTCTGTGCTGCAGGAAAGTGCAGCGCTGCTGAGGTTTCACTGGAATCCGGAAAGTGTTCCCGAAAGTTCGGGATATGATCAGGTGATGTTATTGGCAATCGATCTGAAGGGGCAGCAATCCTGCTATGAATGTCCAGGGAATTTCAGAAGCGCAGGAACAGCTGTGCTGCGGATTTCAGAAGATTTGTTGGGAAAAGAAGTAGATGTGTATATTGGAGTAGTAGCTAAAGACCGCACTGTTCAATCCGACAGCCAGTATTTGGGCCGGATACAGTTGCAAACAGCAGAGTTGATTTTAAACAAGACAATGGAAACGATAATTCCGGAACTTACAGAAAAAGAATTTAAAAACACATGCAGTCTCAAAATGAGGGAGGTAACCGAAACAGTCGATCCCGTTACAGACATCTGGCCAATGGTAAAATTGCTGAACGACAGAAAGATCGTAGAAGATCATACTTATCAGAATGAACTTGTCGCACATGTTTACCGTAATGAGGTTTCAACTTTCGATCATGTGCTGCTTCCAGGAACGTTCAAGAACCGTTTTGTCGTCATTGTAGTGGACATCCCTGAGAAAATGGTAAAAGGATATTATAACATGAACTTGGATGATCTTTATGGACTTGATTCGTAG